A region of Desulfobacterales bacterium DNA encodes the following proteins:
- a CDS encoding Maf family protein yields MHKAVQHNKLILASNSPRRRDLLAQAGLTFSVIPSDVDEQRVTISDPDDFVRTLAESKATDISEKHPDSWIIGADTIVCTEQQILGKPDSKEAARDMLRRLSGKTHQVYTGYCICCKSTGRLFTDVVKTDVRFKIICDAEIEWYIQTGEPFDKAGGYGIQGIGSVLVKSINGSYTNVVGLPVCEVMSFLIEEGVIALDF; encoded by the coding sequence ATGCATAAAGCGGTACAACATAACAAGCTAATTCTTGCTTCCAATTCTCCGCGGCGACGAGATCTATTAGCACAGGCGGGGCTTACTTTTTCTGTCATCCCCAGTGACGTCGACGAGCAACGGGTGACAATATCTGATCCGGATGATTTTGTCAGAACACTGGCTGAATCCAAAGCAACCGATATATCTGAAAAACACCCGGATAGCTGGATCATCGGGGCCGACACCATTGTGTGCACCGAGCAGCAGATTCTGGGCAAACCGGATTCTAAAGAAGCTGCCAGAGATATGCTCAGACGCCTGAGCGGCAAAACCCATCAAGTTTATACTGGATATTGTATTTGTTGCAAAAGCACCGGACGGCTTTTTACGGATGTCGTCAAAACGGACGTGCGCTTTAAAATTATCTGCGATGCGGAAATCGAATGGTATATTCAAACCGGTGAACCGTTTGACAAAGCCGGTGGCTATGGAATCCAGGGCATTGGGTCTGTTCTGGTAAAAAGTATCAATGGATCCTATACCAATGTGGTTGGACTGCCTGTTTGCGAGGTCATGAGCTTTCTGATTGAAGAAGGTGTGATTGCTTTAGATTTTTAA
- a CDS encoding YggS family pyridoxal phosphate-dependent enzyme — protein MKERLDQIIERIQRAAEGCGRDAGSVQLVAVSKTIAPDRVREALEAGVTILGENYVQEARDKFQALVQYPVSWHFIGHLQSNKAKYAVRLFDLIHSVDSLKLARELDKQAAKVDKIQPILIQVNISGEDTKSGIATEETAHLITAVSELKNLSIRGLMTMPPYFYQPEKVQPFFAALRRLRDDIQDHCISNVSMEELSMGMTGDFEVAIQEGATLVRIGTAIFGERQ, from the coding sequence ATGAAAGAGAGACTGGATCAAATAATAGAGCGTATCCAACGAGCGGCGGAGGGCTGTGGACGGGATGCGGGGTCCGTGCAACTGGTTGCGGTCAGCAAAACCATTGCGCCTGACAGGGTTCGAGAGGCGCTGGAGGCCGGCGTCACTATTTTGGGCGAAAACTATGTCCAAGAAGCGCGCGATAAATTTCAGGCCCTGGTTCAATACCCTGTTTCATGGCATTTTATCGGTCATTTGCAATCCAACAAGGCCAAATATGCGGTGCGGCTTTTTGATCTGATTCATTCGGTGGATTCGCTTAAACTGGCTCGTGAACTCGACAAGCAGGCCGCTAAAGTGGATAAAATTCAACCGATCCTGATTCAGGTCAATATCAGCGGAGAAGATACAAAATCCGGAATTGCAACAGAAGAGACAGCTCATTTGATCACAGCGGTCAGCGAATTAAAAAACCTGTCCATCAGGGGGCTGATGACCATGCCGCCCTACTTTTACCAGCCGGAAAAAGTCCAGCCATTTTTTGCCGCCTTGCGCCGACTGCGCGATGACATCCAAGATCACTGCATCTCGAATGTGTCCATGGAAGAGCTGTCCATGGGGATGACAGGTGATTTTGAAGTAGCCATCCAAGAAGGCGCGACACTGGTGCGAATCGGCACGGCCATCTTTGGAGAAAGACAATGA